In Desulfomonile tiedjei DSM 6799, a genomic segment contains:
- a CDS encoding DUF4430 domain-containing protein, with the protein MKKFVVLIVIIISLTSFASFGKALDAGSPEIIAALNYFKSAQLDDGGFGPGGLTEWVMMAIAAAGQDPRYWRKNGKTPMDYLRKRNLTNTPSDWIRMVLVLVSVGENPRNWQGTDLVEKIKSNYRNDQFGDELSLRDDFWATIALIAAEESDSPYVAASVRFILEHQNPDGSWGASTTGIEIGPDNTATAVISLLAAGHPKDSAAIKRAIHYLKTIQNSDGGFPYLFVPSNAATDSLVMQACSAYSTDILSEKMHDRVVAHLLQLQETDGSFKWTETSWDGKLMMTAHAVTGLLGKYYPIHPALSDWITVDVRIEGKDHTLVHCPITTPSSSATPLSVLVEACMQAGIEHEITQVKDSSYLKSIQGDRDVWQFRINDVLPMSAADSLKLASGDELVWFYDPEGCRSTLKLELCTLSLCPGEEAHVRVTQFDDETGSWKDCPNYALVVDQGIQSSSNGVSTIHFSKEGTYSLHAEKSNGIRSVKKIVTVEQCHPITVRVRIEDEKLVPWEGLVTCSGAEIIDLKGQRIQLRKPVLVSALEGARRSGAIEYTTVKTAQGLILVSINGQSEDNTNGSWWYEVNDKRVHSNIDEYVLNDGDKLLFYRSPQHRK; encoded by the coding sequence ATGAAGAAGTTTGTGGTTCTCATCGTCATCATCATCTCCCTTACTTCCTTCGCCAGTTTTGGAAAAGCTCTGGACGCAGGTTCCCCGGAAATCATTGCCGCTCTAAACTACTTCAAGTCAGCGCAGTTGGATGATGGCGGTTTCGGTCCGGGCGGTCTTACTGAATGGGTAATGATGGCCATAGCTGCTGCAGGGCAGGATCCTCGCTATTGGCGTAAGAACGGTAAGACTCCCATGGATTATCTCCGAAAGCGGAACCTGACAAACACACCTTCTGATTGGATCAGGATGGTTCTGGTGCTCGTCTCGGTTGGCGAGAATCCTCGGAATTGGCAGGGAACCGATTTAGTTGAGAAAATCAAATCGAATTACAGGAACGATCAGTTTGGCGACGAACTCTCTCTACGTGACGATTTCTGGGCGACTATCGCCTTAATTGCAGCAGAGGAATCGGACTCTCCATACGTAGCCGCTTCGGTTCGCTTCATACTTGAACACCAGAATCCGGACGGTAGCTGGGGCGCATCAACCACGGGCATCGAAATAGGTCCTGATAATACTGCTACCGCTGTCATTTCCCTTCTGGCAGCCGGACACCCCAAAGATTCCGCAGCCATAAAGAGGGCGATTCATTATCTGAAGACTATTCAGAATTCTGACGGAGGATTTCCCTATCTGTTTGTCCCCTCCAATGCTGCGACGGATTCCCTGGTCATGCAAGCTTGTTCGGCTTATTCGACGGATATTCTTTCCGAGAAGATGCATGACCGTGTGGTAGCACATTTGCTGCAACTTCAGGAGACGGACGGGTCCTTCAAATGGACGGAGACTTCTTGGGACGGCAAGCTGATGATGACCGCTCACGCTGTAACCGGTCTTCTCGGAAAATACTATCCCATTCATCCCGCTCTCTCGGATTGGATTACGGTCGATGTGCGAATCGAAGGAAAGGATCACACGCTGGTTCACTGCCCCATTACCACTCCATCATCATCTGCCACGCCGCTCTCAGTCCTTGTGGAAGCGTGCATGCAGGCCGGGATTGAACATGAAATTACGCAAGTGAAAGATTCATCTTATTTGAAATCCATCCAGGGCGATAGAGATGTCTGGCAATTCAGAATAAACGATGTTCTTCCCATGTCTGCCGCTGATTCCCTCAAACTTGCCAGCGGAGACGAGCTTGTTTGGTTCTACGATCCTGAGGGCTGCAGAAGTACTCTGAAACTGGAACTGTGTACTCTTTCTCTCTGCCCCGGGGAAGAAGCACATGTACGAGTGACACAGTTCGACGATGAAACAGGCTCCTGGAAGGATTGCCCCAATTACGCTCTTGTTGTGGATCAGGGCATACAAAGTTCAAGCAATGGGGTGAGTACAATTCACTTCTCCAAAGAGGGAACATATTCTCTGCATGCGGAAAAATCCAACGGCATAAGATCGGTTAAGAAAATTGTCACTGTAGAGCAATGCCACCCGATTACAGTTCGTGTTCGCATAGAAGATGAAAAGCTTGTGCCTTGGGAAGGATTGGTAACGTGTTCCGGAGCAGAAATTATTGACTTGAAAGGACAGAGAATTCAACTCCGTAAACCGGTGCTCGTTTCCGCCCTTGAAGGAGCCCGAAGAAGTGGTGCGATAGAGTATACAACAGTCAAGACTGCTCAAGGACTAATTCTGGTATCTATAAACGGCCAAAGTGAGGACAACACGAACGGCTCCTGGTGGTACGAAGTCAATGACAAAAGGGTTCATAGCAACATTGACGAATACGTCCTGAACGATGGAGACAAACTCCTCTTCTACCGGAGTCCTCAGCACCGAAAGTAG
- a CDS encoding helix-turn-helix transcriptional regulator — protein MRGTQLARQWRIIRLIENYKRGLSGNELSHELGIPLRTIYRDLEAIQEAGFPIYTEKVGKSSYWKLVDTFRKDFPLPLTATELMSLHMSRDILSIFEGTIFQESIESLFNKVKTVLSPETLRYLENISGRLKIGFASCKDFTSCREAITEISEATAKKRCVEILYKAVSARNETRRKIDPYQIWVMNGGFYLIGFCHLRKTVRTFAMDRIKDFNVLDEQFHLPRDFNLENYLRTAFNVMRGEPEKIRISVSSAAAHVIRERIFHPTQEVRELPDGGAEIFLNVPINYEIISWILGFGSAARVIEPDSLKNRIRDELRAAAANYDKPLAAGEAFTKKMPARLS, from the coding sequence ATGAGAGGAACCCAATTGGCTCGTCAGTGGAGAATCATTAGGCTAATAGAGAACTATAAAAGAGGCCTCAGCGGAAACGAACTTTCTCATGAACTAGGAATCCCACTTAGAACTATTTACCGCGATCTTGAAGCAATCCAAGAGGCCGGTTTTCCTATTTACACTGAAAAAGTGGGGAAGAGTTCTTATTGGAAGCTCGTAGACACCTTTAGAAAAGATTTCCCACTGCCCTTGACAGCCACCGAACTCATGAGTCTCCACATGAGTCGAGACATATTGAGCATTTTTGAAGGAACCATATTCCAGGAGAGTATTGAAAGCTTGTTCAACAAAGTGAAGACAGTGCTATCCCCTGAAACTCTTCGGTATTTGGAAAACATCTCCGGCCGGTTGAAAATCGGTTTTGCTTCATGCAAGGATTTCACCTCATGCAGGGAAGCGATCACAGAGATAAGTGAGGCTACTGCCAAGAAGAGGTGTGTAGAAATCCTGTATAAAGCCGTCTCTGCACGCAATGAAACCCGCAGAAAGATAGATCCTTATCAAATTTGGGTCATGAACGGAGGGTTCTATCTTATAGGTTTTTGCCATCTGAGAAAAACTGTTCGCACCTTTGCTATGGATCGGATCAAGGATTTCAATGTTCTGGATGAGCAGTTTCATCTTCCGAGAGACTTCAACCTGGAAAACTATCTCCGCACCGCATTCAACGTAATGCGAGGAGAACCTGAGAAAATAAGAATTAGTGTGTCCTCGGCTGCTGCTCACGTCATTCGTGAACGAATATTTCACCCAACGCAGGAAGTCAGGGAACTCCCGGATGGAGGAGCTGAGATTTTTCTCAATGTACCCATCAACTATGAAATCATCTCATGGATTCTCGGGTTTGGCTCAGCCGCTAGAGTTATTGAACCGGACTCTCTGAAAAACCGCATAAGAGACGAGCTCCGGGCTGCGGCGGCAAATTATGACAAACCACTCGCTGCAGGAGAGGCATTCACGAAAAAAATGCCTGCACGTTTGTCCTGA